The following proteins are co-located in the Streptomyces bottropensis ATCC 25435 genome:
- a CDS encoding DUF6284 family protein, producing the protein MNHIVTVQDAVTAFADFMEPTTAELDAIEQEAPLILAEVDLIDAQIIALNHTPNEVDAKRVRRAFGKVLEERRALANRTAADRTAGGAA; encoded by the coding sequence ATGAACCACATCGTCACTGTTCAGGACGCTGTTACCGCGTTCGCCGACTTCATGGAGCCGACGACCGCCGAGCTGGACGCGATCGAGCAGGAGGCGCCGCTAATCCTGGCGGAAGTCGACCTGATCGACGCGCAGATCATCGCGCTCAACCACACGCCGAACGAGGTGGACGCCAAGCGCGTTCGCCGGGCGTTCGGCAAGGTGCTGGAGGAGCGGCGGGCGCTGGCCAACCGCACCGCCGCCGACCGCACGGCGGGC